The following coding sequences lie in one Candidatus Nitrospira allomarina genomic window:
- a CDS encoding vitamin B12-dependent ribonucleotide reductase translates to MKIDRRFTKTGESPYQTIPFSHRSSEIRNPDGSAVFHQANILAPEHWSQLAVDILAQKYFRKAGVPQFDDQGQPLLNDKGGPILGGERDARQVFHRLAGCWTEWGKTHHYFDTPEDAETFKDELSYMLAWQMAAPNSPQWFNTGLHFAYGLSGPSQGHFYVDPNSHRVKLARNAYERPQVHACFIQSISDDLVNEGGIMDLWVREARLFKYGSGTGTNFSKLRADGESLSGGGRSSGLMSFLKIGDRAAGAIKSGGTTRRAAKMVCLDLDHPDIEEFIDWKVIEEQKVAAMVTGSKVCARHLNAILRACHVPRQDGTTQVDTNPRDNHALREAIQAAREAAVPEPYIHRMFSYAQEGFTHFVFHEYDTNWDSKAYQTVSGQNSNNSIRIPNEFFETLQAGGDWKLTRRTDGAVCKTMPAKELWDRIAWAAWICADPGVQYDTTINEWHTCPQDGRIKASNPCSEYMFLDDTACNLASLNLGRFLTSEGQFDIDGFRHAVRLWTIVLEISVLMAGFPGRAIAEKSFAYRTLGLGYANLGSILMKLGIPYDSPQALAWSGAITSLMTGEAYATSAEMAKELGHFNAYPRNAEAMLRVMRNHRRAAYNASADEYEELTIPPMGIQSDQCPQTLLQAAQTSWDRALALGEQYGYRNAQATVIAPTGTIGLVMDCDTTGIEPDFALVKFKKLAGGGYFKIINQSLPPALRHLGYNSSQIQDIITYATGTRTLKQAPFINHDTLLAKGFDREVLERMEATLDGAFDIHFAFNKWTLTEEFCREKLGLTESQLQSPQLNILKLLGFTQEEILAATDFCCGTMTVEGAPHLKPEHLSVFDCANRCGRIGQRFISPPAHIRMMAAAQPFISGAISKTINMPAEASVDSVKEAYMLSWTSMVKAVALYRDGSKLSQPLNTVSEWGDLSAQNEHIASVAKQAASRVLVRYLAKRRPLPTRRGGYTQKAIVGGHKIYLRTGEYEDGTLGEIFLDMHKEGAAFRSLMNCFAIAISLGFQHGVPLEEYVDAFVFTRFEPNGPVKLNDHIKMSTSIIDYIFRELAITYLDRHDLEQVAPEDLRVDALKKETDMPDDGEEGLVDPRSLSSTSISPEVFPSRKPVGNGVGKNGEHGKVARKVEMKRETLTITEVQEARQKGYEGDPCPECKQFKMVRNGTCLKCDNCGSTNGCS, encoded by the coding sequence ATGAAAATTGACCGTCGATTTACAAAAACCGGTGAAAGCCCGTATCAAACCATTCCCTTTTCACACCGATCATCCGAAATCCGGAATCCGGATGGCTCGGCCGTGTTTCATCAAGCCAACATTCTGGCCCCGGAACATTGGTCTCAATTAGCGGTCGATATTTTAGCCCAAAAATATTTTCGCAAAGCCGGAGTTCCCCAATTTGACGATCAAGGACAACCACTCCTCAATGACAAAGGCGGCCCCATTCTTGGAGGGGAACGGGATGCCCGGCAGGTGTTCCATCGACTAGCCGGTTGTTGGACGGAATGGGGCAAGACCCATCACTACTTTGATACCCCTGAAGATGCGGAAACCTTTAAAGACGAACTTAGTTATATGTTGGCCTGGCAAATGGCCGCTCCAAACTCTCCCCAATGGTTCAATACCGGTCTGCACTTTGCCTATGGCCTGTCTGGACCCTCACAAGGACATTTCTACGTAGACCCGAATTCCCATCGGGTCAAACTAGCCCGCAATGCGTATGAACGCCCTCAAGTCCATGCCTGCTTTATCCAATCGATCTCTGATGATTTGGTGAATGAAGGCGGGATTATGGATCTCTGGGTTCGTGAAGCCCGCCTTTTCAAATATGGGTCGGGAACCGGCACTAATTTCTCCAAGTTACGGGCCGATGGAGAATCGTTATCGGGAGGCGGTCGCTCGTCCGGACTCATGTCCTTTCTCAAAATCGGCGATCGGGCTGCTGGTGCCATTAAATCGGGAGGCACAACCCGCCGTGCCGCGAAAATGGTGTGCCTGGATTTAGATCATCCCGACATTGAAGAATTTATTGATTGGAAAGTCATAGAAGAACAAAAAGTGGCGGCCATGGTCACCGGATCGAAAGTCTGCGCACGTCATCTGAATGCCATTTTAAGGGCCTGTCACGTCCCACGTCAGGACGGGACGACTCAGGTCGATACCAATCCCCGAGATAACCATGCCTTACGTGAGGCGATCCAGGCCGCACGGGAAGCCGCTGTGCCTGAACCCTATATTCACCGGATGTTCAGCTACGCTCAGGAAGGATTTACCCATTTTGTGTTCCATGAATATGACACCAATTGGGATAGCAAAGCCTATCAGACGGTCTCCGGGCAAAACTCGAATAATAGCATCCGAATTCCCAATGAATTTTTTGAGACCCTTCAGGCAGGCGGGGATTGGAAGTTGACCAGACGCACCGACGGTGCGGTCTGCAAAACCATGCCGGCAAAAGAATTATGGGATCGAATCGCCTGGGCGGCCTGGATCTGCGCAGATCCCGGCGTGCAATATGACACAACCATTAATGAATGGCACACCTGTCCCCAGGATGGTCGGATTAAAGCCTCGAATCCTTGCAGCGAATACATGTTTTTAGATGATACCGCATGCAACCTGGCTTCTCTCAATTTAGGACGATTTCTCACATCGGAAGGACAGTTTGATATTGACGGCTTTCGACATGCCGTCCGGTTGTGGACGATTGTCCTGGAAATCAGCGTGCTGATGGCTGGATTCCCAGGTCGCGCGATTGCTGAAAAAAGCTTTGCCTATAGAACCCTCGGCCTTGGCTATGCCAACTTGGGCTCCATTCTGATGAAACTGGGGATTCCTTATGATTCGCCACAGGCCTTAGCCTGGAGTGGCGCCATTACATCCCTGATGACCGGGGAGGCCTATGCCACCTCCGCAGAAATGGCCAAGGAATTGGGTCACTTTAATGCCTATCCACGAAATGCCGAAGCCATGCTTCGAGTCATGCGAAACCATCGCCGAGCGGCCTACAATGCTTCGGCGGATGAATATGAAGAGCTCACAATTCCTCCCATGGGCATTCAATCGGACCAATGTCCCCAAACCCTCTTACAAGCCGCACAAACATCCTGGGACCGGGCATTGGCGCTGGGAGAACAGTACGGGTACCGGAACGCACAAGCCACAGTCATCGCTCCGACCGGTACGATCGGCTTAGTCATGGATTGCGATACGACGGGGATCGAGCCGGATTTCGCCCTGGTCAAATTCAAAAAACTGGCCGGCGGCGGCTACTTTAAAATCATCAATCAAAGTCTTCCACCCGCGTTACGGCATCTTGGATACAACTCCAGCCAGATTCAGGATATCATCACCTATGCGACGGGAACCCGAACGCTCAAACAGGCCCCCTTTATCAACCATGACACGTTGCTGGCCAAGGGATTCGACCGCGAGGTGCTGGAACGCATGGAGGCCACGCTGGACGGAGCCTTTGATATTCATTTTGCGTTTAACAAATGGACCCTCACCGAGGAATTTTGTCGCGAAAAATTAGGTCTGACCGAATCCCAACTTCAGAGTCCTCAATTAAATATTCTCAAACTCCTCGGTTTTACTCAGGAAGAAATTCTTGCGGCAACGGACTTTTGCTGTGGCACCATGACCGTCGAAGGCGCACCCCATCTCAAACCTGAACATTTGTCAGTGTTTGATTGTGCCAACCGGTGCGGACGCATAGGACAACGATTTATTTCTCCTCCGGCTCACATCCGGATGATGGCAGCCGCCCAGCCTTTTATCAGCGGAGCCATTAGCAAAACCATCAATATGCCGGCAGAGGCGTCCGTGGACTCCGTGAAGGAGGCCTATATGTTGTCTTGGACGTCCATGGTCAAAGCCGTAGCCCTGTACCGGGATGGATCAAAACTGAGCCAACCGCTCAATACAGTGAGTGAATGGGGCGATTTATCCGCCCAAAATGAGCACATCGCCTCCGTGGCAAAACAAGCGGCTTCCCGTGTGCTGGTCCGTTACCTGGCGAAACGCCGTCCCCTACCGACCCGTCGAGGCGGGTATACCCAAAAGGCGATTGTCGGCGGTCACAAAATCTATCTCCGAACCGGCGAATATGAAGATGGAACTCTGGGCGAAATTTTCCTGGATATGCATAAAGAGGGGGCGGCATTTCGAAGTCTGATGAACTGTTTCGCCATTGCGATTTCCCTGGGATTCCAACATGGCGTACCGCTTGAGGAATATGTGGACGCATTTGTGTTCACTCGATTTGAGCCAAACGGACCGGTCAAGCTTAACGACCATATCAAAATGTCCACATCGATCATCGACTACATTTTCCGCGAACTGGCGATCACCTACCTGGACCGGCACGATTTGGAACAAGTCGCCCCTGAAGATCTTCGCGTGGATGCCCTCAAGAAGGAAACGGATATGCCGGATGATGGCGAAGAAGGCTTAGTGGACCCACGCTCGCTCAGCTCAACCTCAATCAGTCCCGAGGTATTTCCCTCCCGGAAGCCCGTAGGAAACGGGGTAGGAAAGAACGGAGAGCATGGGAAAGTCGCCAGAAAAGTGGAAATGAAACGCGAGACCCTCACCATCACGGAAGTACAGGAAGCCCGGCAAAAAGGCTATGAAGGCGACCCCTGTCCGGAATGCAAGCAATTTAAGATGGTAAGGAACGGAACCTGCCTGAAGTGTGATAACTGCGGATCCACCAACGGGTGTTCGTAA
- a CDS encoding TrkH family potassium uptake protein has translation MTDGFGRLLIARFVGFRLLPGQIVALAALGLIFFGACLLMLPIATHPGVNISFLDALFTATSAVCVTGLIVVDTPQDFTLFGQGVVLGLIQIGGLGYALMATMILLILGRRLGLRDRMMLSESMNTMDLQGLVRFVKLVATITFGLEGLGAVLLTLRFAVDMPWGTAAYYGIFHSISAFNNAGFALFSDSFKSFQTDWSINGIITILVIFGSIGFFVFEDLLGNLRGQRFRLQTHTKLVLVTTALLIVGGTIGITILEWNNPSTFQSASIGKKLTISYFHSVSRTAGFTSIDIVDMRDATLYFLLLLMAIGGSPGSMAGGLKTTTAAIVFLTILNMLRRDRDVEVFNRRIPQDLITRALCFTVLAIVMITGMTLLLDSTESQPFLFLMFEITSAMGIVGMSLGNGETLSLSALFTDFGKVMIMLSMLLGRFGPLMIGLFAVKTAVSKPYRYAKARVIIG, from the coding sequence ATGACTGACGGTTTCGGAAGACTCCTGATAGCTCGTTTTGTCGGCTTTCGGTTATTACCGGGCCAGATTGTGGCATTAGCCGCCCTTGGACTCATTTTCTTCGGTGCCTGCCTGCTCATGCTGCCAATCGCCACTCATCCCGGAGTGAACATTTCATTCCTTGACGCGCTTTTTACGGCAACCTCTGCAGTTTGTGTGACAGGTCTCATCGTCGTGGATACTCCTCAGGATTTTACCTTGTTTGGGCAAGGCGTGGTTCTCGGATTGATCCAGATTGGAGGATTAGGATATGCCTTGATGGCCACGATGATCTTACTCATTTTAGGGCGTCGCCTTGGGTTGCGAGACCGCATGATGCTCAGCGAATCCATGAATACGATGGATTTACAGGGATTAGTCCGATTCGTGAAGCTGGTCGCCACAATTACTTTTGGGTTAGAGGGCCTTGGCGCGGTGTTGCTCACGCTTCGCTTTGCCGTCGATATGCCTTGGGGAACCGCCGCCTATTACGGGATATTCCATTCCATTTCGGCATTTAATAATGCCGGGTTTGCCCTTTTTTCTGATAGCTTTAAGTCCTTTCAAACAGATTGGTCCATCAATGGAATCATCACCATTTTGGTGATCTTCGGAAGCATCGGGTTTTTTGTCTTTGAAGATCTTCTAGGCAATCTTCGTGGGCAACGCTTTCGTCTACAGACCCATACTAAATTGGTGCTGGTCACCACCGCCCTGCTTATCGTGGGGGGAACAATAGGCATTACCATATTGGAGTGGAACAATCCCTCCACATTCCAATCCGCCTCCATCGGGAAAAAGCTGACCATTTCCTATTTTCACTCCGTTTCCCGTACCGCAGGGTTTACATCCATCGATATCGTCGACATGCGCGATGCCACCCTCTATTTCCTGTTATTATTGATGGCCATCGGAGGATCGCCCGGAAGTATGGCAGGAGGTCTCAAAACGACCACCGCTGCTATCGTATTTCTAACCATCTTAAACATGCTTCGTCGAGATAGAGACGTAGAGGTCTTTAACCGGCGAATACCCCAGGACCTCATTACCCGAGCCCTTTGCTTCACCGTCCTGGCCATTGTCATGATTACCGGCATGACCCTACTCTTGGATTCTACCGAATCACAACCGTTTTTATTTCTGATGTTCGAAATCACCTCAGCCATGGGCATTGTGGGTATGTCATTAGGAAACGGCGAAACACTGAGCTTATCGGCTCTCTTTACCGACTTTGGAAAAGTGATGATTATGCTTTCCATGCTATTGGGCCGGTTCGGGCCCTTAATGATCGGGTTATTTGCCGTGAAAACGGCAGTAAGCAAACCCTATCGCTATGCCAAGGCCCGCGTGATTATCGGGTAA
- the mtaB gene encoding tRNA (N(6)-L-threonylcarbamoyladenosine(37)-C(2))-methylthiotransferase MtaB — protein sequence MNSEDFQEPQPRVTLYTLGCRLNQAETALLKDGFQQSGFIPVEFGQETDLFVINTCTVTEGAEVECRRIVRQVLRHSPHAFVAVTGCYAQTGLEVLRRMADIDLIVGNQFKMKLPEIIPPFPRLKKQPVPLVHHGRIDPRNFSIEGVGAYTTTRANLKIQDGCQFMCSFCLIPFARGRERSRFLEDAVCEAELLVERGHRELVLTGVNIGQYRDGAADLLALIQRFEAIEGLERIRISSIEPTTVPESLLDYMSSSTKLCRHLHVPLQSGDDRILQAMNRRYSVREYQESMDSALKRIPDLCFGTDVLVGFPGEGPKEFANTEAVVRNLPFAYLHVFSYSPRPGTASTKLPHPVSPVTTKERSRSLREMSDHKRMAFQQRFVGRRVSVLFEAAEADGYWPGLTDNFLRVTVRSPHPLRNTIQPVVVTGMMSDTTLGLLEPFSESPPPAQDLFSASSFVCVS from the coding sequence ATGAATTCTGAGGATTTTCAAGAACCCCAACCACGTGTCACGTTATATACGTTAGGGTGCCGACTCAACCAGGCTGAAACGGCTCTGCTTAAAGACGGGTTTCAGCAAAGCGGATTTATCCCGGTCGAGTTTGGTCAGGAGACGGATCTTTTTGTGATCAATACCTGCACCGTCACGGAAGGGGCTGAGGTGGAATGTCGACGAATCGTTCGTCAGGTCCTCCGTCATTCCCCCCATGCCTTTGTCGCCGTCACCGGGTGTTATGCTCAGACCGGCTTGGAAGTGCTTCGTCGCATGGCCGATATTGACCTCATTGTCGGGAATCAATTCAAAATGAAGCTGCCTGAGATTATTCCGCCTTTTCCCCGACTTAAAAAACAACCTGTGCCACTGGTGCATCATGGACGGATTGATCCTAGGAATTTTTCGATAGAAGGCGTTGGAGCCTATACGACGACTCGCGCAAATTTAAAAATTCAGGATGGGTGCCAGTTTATGTGTTCGTTTTGTCTGATTCCCTTTGCCAGAGGACGGGAGCGGAGTCGGTTTCTGGAGGATGCGGTTTGTGAGGCCGAGCTGTTGGTGGAAAGGGGGCATCGGGAGTTAGTGCTGACGGGGGTGAACATCGGGCAATATCGTGATGGAGCTGCCGATCTCCTGGCGCTCATTCAACGATTTGAAGCTATAGAAGGCCTTGAGCGGATCCGTATTTCCTCTATTGAACCCACTACGGTACCTGAGAGTCTTCTGGACTATATGAGTAGTTCCACCAAGCTTTGCCGGCATTTACATGTTCCCTTACAGAGTGGTGACGATCGTATATTGCAGGCCATGAATCGCCGGTATTCCGTACGAGAGTACCAGGAGTCCATGGACTCAGCGCTGAAACGCATTCCAGACCTGTGTTTCGGCACGGATGTGCTGGTGGGTTTTCCTGGTGAGGGCCCAAAAGAATTTGCGAATACGGAAGCAGTGGTCAGAAATCTTCCTTTTGCGTATTTGCATGTGTTTAGTTACTCGCCTCGGCCCGGTACGGCTTCCACCAAATTACCGCATCCCGTGTCTCCCGTTACGACAAAAGAGCGGAGTCGATCTTTGCGAGAAATGTCCGATCACAAGCGAATGGCTTTCCAACAGCGGTTTGTAGGGCGACGGGTCTCGGTGTTATTTGAAGCAGCGGAAGCCGACGGGTATTGGCCAGGGCTCACGGATAATTTTCTTCGTGTCACCGTTCGTTCTCCGCATCCGTTACGGAATACTATTCAACCGGTTGTCGTGACCGGCATGATGTCGGACACCACGTTGGGATTGCTGGAGCCGTTCTCTGAAAGTCCTCCCCCGGCACAGGATCTTTTTTCAGCGTCTTCATTTGTGTGCGTTTCATAG
- the miaB gene encoding tRNA (N6-isopentenyl adenosine(37)-C2)-methylthiotransferase MiaB: MSGSPLLLPTSLKARTRSTGQSGYQVYMETFGCQMNEYDSEIVRSLLKTRGFQFTPHDDEADVILFNTCAIRENAHNRVYGHLARYTNRKKDRGLVIGVLGCMAQNLKQELMDTRSFIDVLVGPDGYRRLPDLLIDALEHRKRGLAVDLSEYETYAHIVPDRPDGINGWIAVMRGCDNFCSFCVVPYTRGRERSRDPEGIIQEAHQLVSQGVRQITLLGQNVNSYRSGEWDFARLLIAVGDVPGIQRVRFMSPHPKDFPPALLEAVAEHPAICKTIHLPLQSANDRILERMGRGYTQREYRNLVEAIRKKGPLVLTTDIICGFCGETDEEFQETYRLMQEVEYQAAFVFKYSERKHTIAARKFADDVPEQIKGYRTNQLVELQKEISLSKNKELIGTTVEVMLEGHSKKSDLQWMGHSDHNVTVVWPKDDEVRQPGDLVPVLIMDASPSTLYGQVLS, translated from the coding sequence GTGAGCGGATCCCCTTTACTCCTCCCTACCAGCCTGAAGGCCCGGACCCGTTCCACTGGTCAAAGTGGCTATCAGGTGTATATGGAGACCTTCGGGTGTCAGATGAATGAATATGATTCCGAAATCGTTCGGTCGCTGTTAAAAACCCGAGGATTTCAATTTACGCCGCATGATGATGAAGCCGATGTAATCCTGTTTAACACCTGTGCCATTCGTGAGAATGCACATAATCGCGTGTATGGCCATTTAGCCCGCTATACCAATAGAAAAAAAGATCGAGGATTGGTCATCGGGGTATTAGGCTGTATGGCGCAGAATCTGAAACAAGAGCTGATGGATACCCGATCGTTCATTGATGTGCTGGTCGGGCCGGATGGGTACCGGCGACTGCCCGATCTTCTTATCGATGCGCTGGAGCACCGAAAACGAGGGTTGGCCGTTGATCTGTCCGAATATGAAACGTATGCCCATATCGTCCCGGACCGGCCGGATGGAATTAATGGATGGATCGCCGTCATGCGGGGCTGTGATAATTTTTGTTCCTTTTGCGTGGTGCCCTATACGCGAGGACGAGAACGCTCTCGAGACCCTGAAGGAATAATTCAGGAAGCCCATCAATTGGTCAGTCAGGGGGTTCGGCAAATCACATTATTGGGACAAAATGTCAATTCCTACCGGTCCGGAGAATGGGATTTTGCCCGATTGTTAATCGCCGTTGGGGATGTCCCGGGAATTCAACGTGTGCGGTTTATGTCTCCCCACCCTAAAGATTTTCCTCCTGCCCTGCTTGAAGCCGTAGCGGAGCATCCCGCCATCTGTAAGACGATTCATTTGCCGCTGCAATCGGCTAATGATCGAATTCTGGAACGTATGGGTCGGGGCTACACTCAACGAGAGTATCGAAACCTTGTCGAGGCCATTCGAAAGAAGGGCCCTCTTGTTTTGACCACCGATATCATTTGTGGATTTTGTGGAGAAACCGATGAGGAGTTCCAGGAGACTTATCGTCTTATGCAAGAGGTGGAATATCAGGCGGCGTTCGTATTCAAATATTCTGAACGAAAACACACAATTGCGGCCAGAAAATTTGCGGACGATGTGCCTGAGCAGATAAAGGGGTACAGGACAAACCAGCTCGTGGAATTGCAAAAAGAAATTTCCCTTTCAAAAAACAAAGAACTCATCGGCACCACAGTGGAGGTTATGTTGGAAGGGCATTCCAAAAAATCCGACCTTCAATGGATGGGACATAGCGACCACAATGTGACGGTTGTCTGGCCCAAGGATGACGAAGTCCGTCAACCAGGAGACCTTGTGCCCGTTCTTATCATGGATGCCTCGCCTTCGACCCTCTATGGGCAGGTCCTATCCTGA
- a CDS encoding HDOD domain-containing protein, with protein MDPQILQRIKNCKTLPAIPALPLQVLQLCRDERTTAQRIGDVISKDPSFVAKLLNVANSSFYGGSRHKVTTVTHAVTLLGMNSIATLAFCFSLYRDLRKKGGGAFDHTHFWHRCILASLAAKILAKRVRVANEEEVFLAGLLQDLGVLVMSEALGMEYGLLYKKAAQDHQTLQALEQDRWKTDHCEIGAWLAETWELPELLRESVKGSHNPSLASGSDDVSRLTIQCVALSGRLADMWCHQQPEVAIQSAIQLSKELLEIEPDGLVEVAKQIADGIPDMSSFFQISLGKSEDIQKVLDHLIQIVTGISQPEISEPIPAI; from the coding sequence ATGGATCCCCAGATTCTGCAGCGTATAAAAAATTGCAAGACCCTTCCGGCGATCCCCGCGTTGCCTCTGCAGGTCCTCCAACTGTGTCGGGATGAGAGAACGACAGCCCAACGCATTGGTGACGTTATTAGCAAAGACCCGTCCTTTGTCGCCAAGCTGTTGAATGTGGCGAATTCCAGTTTTTACGGGGGCAGTCGACATAAAGTGACGACGGTCACCCATGCGGTGACGTTATTGGGCATGAATTCTATCGCCACGTTAGCGTTTTGCTTTTCGTTATATCGGGACTTGCGAAAAAAAGGTGGTGGAGCGTTTGATCATACCCACTTTTGGCATCGATGTATTTTGGCGAGTTTGGCCGCGAAGATTTTGGCCAAGCGCGTCCGGGTGGCGAACGAAGAAGAGGTGTTCCTTGCCGGATTATTGCAGGACCTGGGCGTATTGGTGATGAGCGAGGCGTTAGGCATGGAATATGGGTTGCTTTATAAAAAAGCTGCGCAGGATCATCAGACACTTCAGGCGTTGGAGCAAGATCGGTGGAAAACGGATCATTGCGAGATCGGGGCATGGTTGGCCGAGACGTGGGAATTGCCTGAATTATTGCGAGAATCCGTCAAGGGGAGCCATAACCCCTCCTTGGCGTCAGGGAGCGATGACGTTTCCCGGTTAACTATTCAATGCGTGGCCTTGTCGGGGCGGTTAGCCGATATGTGGTGCCACCAACAACCCGAGGTGGCTATTCAATCGGCCATTCAATTATCAAAGGAGCTTTTGGAAATCGAACCTGATGGGCTTGTGGAAGTGGCCAAACAAATTGCTGACGGAATCCCCGATATGTCCAGTTTTTTTCAGATCAGCTTGGGTAAATCCGAAGACATCCAAAAAGTGTTGGATCATCTTATACAAATCGTAACGGGCATCTCTCAACCAGAAATTTCAGAACCCATCCCTGCCATTTAA
- a CDS encoding 2'-5' RNA ligase family protein has product MASTYHLWLTPTGQTYDILMKTITDLSNAHHAPVFDPHVTLLGSLPGTEEAISLQCVKLGGLLAPFNIFLAEPAYGDQYFQCVFFKTQETPALMNAHELAKNLFGKAPNPFMPHLSLLYGHYSLKLKHKITSNLSQVLPLNFTVDTIHLIHSKSEHPMDWASILSVPLSG; this is encoded by the coding sequence ATGGCAAGCACCTATCACCTCTGGCTGACACCTACTGGTCAGACTTACGACATTCTCATGAAAACCATTACCGACTTGAGCAATGCGCATCACGCTCCAGTCTTCGACCCGCATGTGACGCTCCTGGGTTCTCTTCCAGGAACAGAGGAAGCTATATCCCTGCAATGCGTAAAACTCGGAGGACTGCTTGCACCTTTTAATATTTTTCTGGCCGAACCTGCCTATGGTGATCAGTACTTTCAATGCGTGTTCTTCAAGACTCAGGAAACACCGGCACTCATGAATGCGCATGAACTAGCAAAAAACCTGTTCGGCAAGGCACCCAACCCCTTTATGCCCCATCTCAGTCTTTTGTATGGTCATTATTCTCTTAAGCTGAAACACAAAATCACGTCAAACTTATCTCAAGTATTGCCCCTCAACTTCACAGTCGACACGATCCATCTTATCCATTCCAAGAGCGAACATCCCATGGACTGGGCCTCAATCCTGTCAGTCCCTTTGAGTGGATAA